One Ricinus communis isolate WT05 ecotype wild-type chromosome 7, ASM1957865v1, whole genome shotgun sequence genomic region harbors:
- the LOC8262768 gene encoding glycine-rich protein 5 — protein sequence MARWFVSIMLVLAVVHASARNVPTTTTTTTTTTTTTKNKPSDAGLNDQKNFISYGGVGGYAGLGGNGLPFGGVGGLGGVTGLGGTGGIGGYGGVGGGPGGLGGGVGGLGGLGGGAGGGVGGGVGGGVGGGVGGGAAGGLGGTVGGGSGVLPYP from the coding sequence atggcGAGGTGGTTTGTTAGTATTATGCTAGTGCTCGCAGTGGTGCACGCTAGTGCAAGAAATGTGCCTActacaacaacaacaactactactactactactactaccaAGAATAAGCCAAGTGATGCTGGTCTTAATGACCAAAAGAACTTCATCTCTTATGGTGGTGTTGGTGGCTACGCTGGTCTTGGTGGCAATGGGCTTCCATTCGGTGGCGTTGGTGGACTCGGTGGAGTTACTGGCCTAGGTGGTACTGGTGGTATTGGTGGTTATGGCGGTGTTGGTGGTGGGCCTGGAGGCTTGGGAGGTGGTGTTGGTGGTCTCGGTGGACTTGGTGGCGGTGCTGGAGGCGGTGTTGGTGGTGGTGTTGGTGGCGGTGTTGGTGGCGGTGTTGGTGGGGGTGCTGCTGGTGGACTTGGTGGTACTGTTGGTGGTGGAAGTGGGGTCCTTCCTTACCCTTGA